In one window of Bemisia tabaci chromosome 4, PGI_BMITA_v3 DNA:
- the LOC109031752 gene encoding uncharacterized protein, whose protein sequence is MQLKASALLLFISLCRCSELGSVTKGTSNKETVVDHKGELASTEKPHISESFVLPKSPKKGAVSSVDPITIVVPTTDSASTSHSSPSTPPTPHTSPSSPNTPKPPTTPATPETPPTPTTPKTPTTPKTPKPPTTTSPTHTPTAPSTPHTSPATTTVAPTSAPIVDEVGDWKVNYTTSSICTRLVGSIKLTFGLKKPNTTEEVEVIAVPKNAVASGNCTVGSLNLTWPSNLSANATKKNDTIRFTFKADEKAQTWKLDSIQGEVITKTEEKIHFHTNATSVVTTHKGTSYFCSKVNSFSLNFSPKNLTGSNVTSATLNVAQLQVEAFKAQKPNNLAFSPATNCELTPDIVPIVVGCALAALVVAVLIAYVIAQRRPFAQGYRSV, encoded by the exons ATGCAGCTCAAAGCTTCAGCCCTccttcttttcatctccttaTGTCGTTGCAGTG AGCTTGGTAGCGTAACAAAAGGAACAAGCAATAAGGAAACGGTGGTTGACCACAAGGGAGAATTGGCATCGACCGAGAAACCACACATATCTGAGAGTTTTGTACTGCCTAAGTCACCAAAAAAGGGAGCCGTTAGTTCAGTTGACCCTATTACGATCGTAGTTCCTACCACTGATTCAGCCTCAACATCTCACTCTTCTCCATCAACTCCCCCAACCCCTCATACTTCTCCTTCGTCTCCTAACACGCCTAAACCCCCCACTACCCCTGCAACGCCTGAAACTCCCCCTACCCCTACAACGCCTAAAACCCCCACTACCCCCAAAACGCCTAAACCCCCCACCACTACCTCTCCTACTCACACCCCCACTGCCCCCTCAACTCCTCACACTTCACCTGCTACAACAACAGTCGCCCCAACATCGGCACCAATTGTTGATGAAGTCGGAGACTGGAAAGTAAATTACACAACCTCTTCAATTTGTACGCGTCTGGTTGGAAGTATCAAGTTGACTTTTGGCCTTAAAAAGCCCAAT ACAACAGAAGAAGTGGAAGTAATAGCTGTTCCAAAGAATGCAGTTGCCAGCGGAAATTGCACTGTAGGCAGCTTGAACTTAACCTGGCCCTCTAATTTATCTGCCAATGCGACAAAGAAAAATGACACAATCAGATTCACGTTTAAGGCTGACGAGAAAGCTCAGACCTGGAAGTTAGACAGTATTCAAGGGGAAGTCATCACCAAGACCGAAGAAAAAATTC ATTTCCACACAAATGCCACTTCAGTTGTAACGACTCACAAAGGCACATCATATTTCTGCTCGAAAGTCAACAGTTTCAGTTTGAATTTTAGTCCAAAGAATCTTACCGGCTCAAATGTCACCTCAGCAACTCTCAATGTTGCTCAGTTGCAAGTAGAAGCTTTCAAAGCTCAGAAACCCAACAATCTCGCCTTCAGTCCTG CCACGAATTGTGAACTCACTCCCGATATAGTACCAATTGTTGTTGGATGTGCCCTGGCTGCTTTGGTGGTTGCTGTTCTAATTGCTTACGTGATCGCTCAACGTAGACCATTTGCTCAAGGCTACCGAAGTGTTTAA